A single region of the Undibacterium piscinae genome encodes:
- a CDS encoding TonB-dependent receptor, which produces MKPSLDDIDKKILALLMDNARLPVTTIAKLVGVARTTVIARISALEKREVIAGYGLKLNPSMYQAAVRAYVGLSVEARYASGLMKYLQQLPEVETLCAVSGAIDYMLTLHCATTEVLDKLLDQIGTLDGVRQTSTAIILSKRIDRAINQSAAIRVTGLVENSDSYRDYFNLKRSGINPTLALRAGANTSVVVGYEHFKDERTTDRGIPSFLGKPIKTDPSTFFGDPDLSTTWSKVDAFSALIEHDFGAGISLRNRTRYAKYDKFYQNIFPDSVNATGTSVALKAYNNATQRDNFFNQTDLMFSLATGSVQHKMLAGVELGRQVTDNYRNTGYFTVAGKSVSSINVSVVNPLSNAALTFKQGATDANNHGVATIASVYLQDQIEFSPQWQAIVGLRRDSFAMDFTNNRNLENIQVTDTPVSPRIGLVFKPMPTVSLYGSYSLAFAPRAGDQLGSLTSSNQAFDPEQFKNLELGAKWDILPNLEASAAVYQLDRTNVVIPDPLDVTRSILVDGQRSKGVELGMTGKLTPEWSIMGGYAYQDAQITKTQSASIKAGAVVAQVPTHSASLWNRYDFSQAWGAGLGLVYRGQIYASNDNAVVVPGFTRVDAAVFYRVNKNLQLQMNVENLFDKNYYASANSNNNITPGAPRGLKLGLNASF; this is translated from the coding sequence ATGAAACCTAGCCTAGACGATATTGATAAGAAAATTCTTGCCTTGTTGATGGACAATGCCAGATTGCCGGTGACCACGATCGCGAAACTCGTCGGTGTTGCCAGGACTACCGTGATTGCACGTATCAGTGCCTTGGAAAAGCGCGAGGTGATTGCCGGTTATGGCTTGAAATTGAATCCATCCATGTATCAGGCGGCGGTACGCGCTTATGTGGGCTTATCGGTGGAAGCGCGCTATGCATCAGGCTTGATGAAATATTTGCAGCAACTGCCGGAAGTGGAAACCTTGTGTGCGGTCAGTGGTGCGATTGACTATATGCTTACTTTGCACTGCGCAACCACCGAAGTGTTAGATAAATTACTCGATCAGATCGGTACTTTGGACGGTGTGCGGCAAACTTCAACCGCGATTATCCTCAGCAAACGGATAGACCGGGCCATCAATCAGAGTGCCGCCATCCGCGTGACGGGCTTAGTCGAGAATTCTGATAGCTATAGAGATTATTTTAATTTGAAGCGCTCGGGCATTAATCCTACTTTGGCCTTGCGCGCGGGCGCCAATACCAGTGTGGTGGTGGGTTACGAACATTTCAAAGACGAGCGCACGACCGATAGAGGTATTCCTTCATTTTTGGGTAAGCCTATCAAGACCGATCCATCCACATTTTTTGGTGACCCCGATTTGAGTACCACCTGGTCTAAAGTCGATGCATTCTCGGCGCTGATCGAGCATGATTTTGGCGCTGGTATTAGCTTGCGCAATCGCACCCGCTATGCCAAATACGATAAGTTTTATCAGAATATTTTTCCTGATTCGGTCAATGCTACCGGCACCAGTGTCGCTTTAAAAGCGTATAACAATGCCACACAGCGCGATAATTTCTTTAACCAAACCGATCTGATGTTTAGCCTTGCGACTGGGTCTGTGCAGCACAAAATGTTAGCGGGTGTGGAACTGGGTCGTCAGGTCACCGATAACTACCGAAATACCGGGTATTTTACGGTGGCAGGCAAGAGCGTCAGCAGTATCAATGTGTCGGTGGTCAATCCTCTGAGTAATGCCGCGCTCACGTTTAAGCAAGGTGCAACGGATGCGAATAATCATGGGGTGGCGACGATTGCTTCTGTCTACCTGCAAGATCAAATCGAATTCTCGCCACAATGGCAAGCCATAGTCGGTCTGCGCCGCGATAGTTTTGCGATGGATTTTACGAATAATCGTAACCTGGAAAATATCCAGGTCACTGATACGCCGGTTTCGCCACGCATAGGCCTGGTGTTTAAACCTATGCCTACAGTGTCGCTGTATGGTAGCTATAGCCTGGCGTTTGCACCACGTGCTGGCGATCAATTGGGATCGCTCACTAGCAGCAATCAGGCTTTCGATCCCGAACAGTTTAAGAATCTGGAGTTAGGTGCGAAGTGGGATATTTTGCCGAATCTGGAAGCTAGCGCAGCCGTATATCAACTCGATCGCACAAATGTGGTGATTCCAGACCCTCTGGATGTCACAAGAAGCATCTTGGTGGATGGCCAGCGTAGTAAGGGCGTGGAACTTGGTATGACCGGAAAATTGACGCCAGAGTGGAGCATCATGGGGGGCTATGCCTATCAGGATGCGCAAATTACCAAGACCCAATCGGCCAGTATTAAAGCTGGCGCGGTGGTAGCGCAAGTGCCTACGCATAGCGCCTCGCTGTGGAATCGCTATGACTTTAGTCAGGCCTGGGGCGCTGGTCTTGGCCTGGTATATCGTGGGCAGATCTATGCGTCGAATGACAATGCGGTGGTGGTGCCTGGATTTACCCGGGTCGATGCAGCGGTTTTTTATCGCGTGAATAAAAATCTGCAGTTGCAAATGAACGTAGAAAATCTATTCGATAAGAATTACTACGCCTCGGCCAATAGTAATAACAACATCACGCCCGGCGCGCCTAGAGGGCTTAAATTAGGGCTCAATGCCAGCTTCTAA